Proteins from a single region of Limosilactobacillus fermentum:
- the glpK gene encoding glycerol kinase GlpK: protein MNEQQYVMAIDEGTTSSRAIIFDHAGKEVAIAQKEFRQYFPQPGWVEHDAEEIWDSVQSVISEAVIKAQVKPYRIVAIGITNQRETTVIWDRKTGKPIARAIVWQSKQTAPIAERLIEEGYTDQIHQKTGLVIDSYFSATKIKWLLDNVPGARERAKRGDLLFGTIDTWLLWNLTSGRVHATDVTNASRTMLFNIHTLDWDQDILDLLDIPREILPEVKPSSHVYGYTADYHFFGVQVPVAGIAGDQQAALFGQGAFEKGSVKNTYGTGAFTVMNTGTTPMLSQNGLLTTVAYGIGNEVHYALEGSIFVAGSAVQWLRDGLRLFKSAGESEQMAVDAQTTGGVYVVPSFTGLGAPYWDQEVRGAMFGLTRGSSRENIVRATLEAIAYQTKDVVDTMVKDTNLPLTTLAVDGGASRNNFMMQFQADLLQTPIVRAQIEETTALGAAFLAGLAVDFWEDQNELKQLAKSGDRFDPVMTKEEAGRHYAGWQRAVDAVRYFSHGAEE, encoded by the coding sequence GTGAATGAGCAACAATATGTGATGGCCATTGATGAGGGGACGACCTCCTCACGGGCGATTATTTTCGACCACGCGGGTAAAGAAGTGGCGATTGCGCAAAAGGAATTCCGTCAGTACTTCCCCCAGCCCGGTTGGGTCGAACATGACGCCGAAGAGATCTGGGATAGCGTTCAATCGGTGATTTCAGAGGCGGTCATCAAGGCGCAAGTTAAGCCCTACCGGATTGTGGCGATCGGAATTACTAACCAGCGGGAAACCACGGTGATTTGGGACCGGAAGACCGGTAAACCAATCGCCCGGGCGATAGTGTGGCAATCAAAGCAGACCGCCCCGATTGCTGAACGACTAATCGAGGAGGGCTACACGGACCAGATTCACCAAAAGACCGGCTTAGTCATTGATTCCTACTTCTCGGCCACCAAGATCAAGTGGCTTTTGGATAACGTACCGGGGGCCCGGGAGCGGGCTAAACGAGGCGACCTACTCTTTGGCACCATCGATACCTGGCTCTTGTGGAATTTAACTAGCGGGCGGGTGCACGCTACGGACGTTACCAACGCCAGCCGGACGATGCTCTTTAACATCCACACCCTTGACTGGGACCAAGACATTTTAGACCTGCTCGATATTCCCCGGGAAATTTTACCGGAGGTCAAGCCGTCCTCGCACGTCTATGGTTACACGGCCGATTACCACTTCTTCGGGGTCCAAGTTCCGGTCGCCGGGATCGCCGGGGACCAACAGGCGGCCCTCTTTGGTCAGGGCGCCTTTGAAAAGGGGAGCGTCAAGAATACGTACGGGACCGGGGCCTTCACGGTCATGAACACCGGGACGACGCCAATGCTTTCGCAAAATGGCCTCCTGACGACGGTCGCCTATGGGATTGGCAACGAGGTACATTACGCCCTGGAAGGGTCGATTTTCGTAGCGGGCTCGGCGGTTCAGTGGCTCCGCGATGGGCTACGGCTCTTTAAGTCGGCCGGGGAGTCTGAGCAAATGGCCGTTGATGCCCAGACCACCGGTGGCGTGTATGTAGTGCCATCCTTTACCGGCTTGGGGGCGCCCTACTGGGATCAAGAGGTCCGCGGGGCGATGTTTGGCCTCACCCGGGGGAGTAGCCGGGAAAATATTGTCCGGGCCACCTTGGAGGCAATCGCCTACCAGACCAAGGACGTTGTGGACACGATGGTCAAAGACACTAATTTACCGTTGACCACCCTGGCGGTGGATGGCGGGGCGTCGCGCAATAACTTCATGATGCAGTTCCAAGCCGACCTCTTACAAACGCCGATTGTCCGCGCCCAAATTGAAGAAACCACGGCGCTAGGGGCCGCCTTCTTGGCTGGGTTGGCGGTGGACTTCTGGGAGGATCAAAACGAGCTCAAGCAGTTGGCTAAGTCGGGTGACCGTTTTGACCCGGTTATGACCAAAGAAGAGGCTGGGCGTCACTACGCCGGATGGCAACGAGCCGTAGATGCCGTTCGCTACTTTAGCCACGGTGCTGAGGAATGA
- a CDS encoding alpha/beta hydrolase, whose translation MFKLTNRQQRRSLWVLLVGILLLVVLLIPTTSWVKSSTKEKAAQHNSQLSPLIMIPGSSATKNRFDTLVKLLNQGSATKHSLLKVEVYNSGKITYTGKIRRGDTEPIIVVAFENNHDGYSNIKKQAKMFNEAFEQLVQTYKFNNFKAFGHSNGGLIWTVWLEKYYDEADGAKIKTLMTLGTPYNFSESSVSNKTQMLSDLIADRERIPSSLTVLSVMGTKTYNSDGLVPEGSVEAGKYIYQKVVKHYTTMTVTGNDAQHSDLPQNQQIVSLIKEYILNQNGNRPGSKNRSNRQNQLSSN comes from the coding sequence ATGTTTAAACTAACTAACCGTCAGCAACGGCGGAGCCTGTGGGTGTTGTTAGTGGGGATCTTGTTGCTAGTGGTCCTTTTGATTCCCACCACCAGTTGGGTTAAGAGTAGCACGAAGGAAAAAGCAGCCCAGCACAATTCCCAACTGTCCCCCTTAATTATGATTCCTGGTTCGTCGGCCACTAAAAATCGTTTTGACACCCTGGTTAAGCTCTTAAACCAGGGGAGCGCCACTAAACACTCCTTGTTAAAAGTCGAAGTTTACAATTCCGGCAAGATCACGTACACTGGGAAAATTCGGCGCGGTGATACGGAACCGATCATCGTGGTAGCCTTTGAAAATAACCACGATGGTTACTCCAATATCAAAAAACAGGCTAAGATGTTTAACGAGGCTTTCGAACAGCTGGTCCAAACCTATAAGTTCAATAACTTCAAGGCCTTTGGTCACTCTAACGGGGGGTTAATTTGGACGGTCTGGTTAGAAAAGTATTACGACGAAGCTGACGGGGCCAAGATTAAGACCTTGATGACCTTGGGGACCCCGTATAACTTTTCGGAAAGCTCGGTTTCCAATAAAACTCAAATGTTAAGTGACCTGATTGCCGATCGGGAGAGGATCCCCAGTTCCCTAACGGTGTTATCAGTGATGGGAACGAAGACCTACAACTCCGACGGCTTGGTGCCGGAGGGGAGTGTGGAAGCTGGTAAGTACATCTACCAAAAGGTGGTTAAGCACTATACGACGATGACGGTCACCGGAAACGATGCCCAACATTCCGACCTGCCCCAAAACCAACAAATCGTTTCCCTGATTAAGGAATACATCTTGAACCAAAATGGCAATCGGCCGGGCAGCAAAAACCGCAGTAACCGGCAAAACCAGTTGAGTAGCAACTAA
- a CDS encoding monovalent cation:proton antiporter family protein, with the protein MESLVMAVSAVSSQPLSMFIVILAALLIPILMARFQITGVPTAVAEIIVGVILGKSGLQVVNTTTNLSLLSSVGVIVLMFLSGMEIDFSLFRPEKSKGANHEASPVKLAVEAFMVSLIVAFGLALGLRKLGLFSDVFLATIIFTTIALGVVIATLKEKEILSKPIGQTILLTAVLGEIVPLVLLTVYASVRGGDATKIWLIVIPLVVAVILLHRFHRHFSWFNRVTKATTQLDIRLAVFLIFTLVLVAEAVGAENILGAFLAGMVMKLLEPYESTQDKLTSIGYGFFIPIFFIMTGAKLNLRELLVNPHALMLIPILVAGLVIAKLGTFLVYRQRFGNRNSFAGTFLTVTTITLVLPSLEVAKNLGSITQTQSDAFVLAAVIVCIFAPVVFNSTFRLAKADRIKQRVVIIGANVMTIPIAQQLERNWYDVRVVTDDQDSYHTYDSELQNIYYLEQLNLATLKQAGFLTTDILVIGQQKEERNQVLALGAKEAGVDRVIANQSSMRTANEQTQALVEAGVEIFNTYNVQASVLRALIESPSIMQLLTGTEAGLFEVRVKNHRYSGIQLMDLPMIDQITISRIRRNGTWLTPHGTTVIEYGDRIIFTAKDKDVVANLRDEFARPN; encoded by the coding sequence ATGGAAAGTTTGGTAATGGCAGTGAGTGCGGTAAGTAGCCAGCCCCTGTCAATGTTTATTGTGATTTTAGCGGCCCTCTTAATCCCCATCTTGATGGCCCGCTTTCAAATTACTGGGGTCCCAACCGCGGTGGCTGAGATCATCGTAGGGGTGATCTTGGGTAAGAGCGGCTTGCAAGTGGTTAACACGACCACCAACCTGAGCCTTTTGTCATCGGTGGGGGTGATCGTGTTAATGTTTTTGTCGGGGATGGAGATCGATTTTTCCCTGTTCCGGCCGGAAAAAAGCAAGGGTGCCAATCACGAGGCCTCACCAGTCAAGTTGGCGGTGGAGGCCTTCATGGTCAGTTTGATCGTGGCGTTTGGCTTGGCTTTAGGGCTACGAAAATTGGGGCTCTTTAGCGACGTCTTCTTAGCAACGATCATCTTCACCACGATCGCCTTAGGGGTGGTGATTGCCACCCTAAAGGAAAAGGAGATCCTCAGTAAACCAATCGGCCAAACGATTTTGTTAACCGCGGTGTTGGGGGAAATAGTACCGTTGGTCTTGCTGACGGTGTACGCTTCCGTTCGCGGGGGTGATGCGACCAAAATCTGGTTGATTGTGATCCCGTTAGTAGTGGCGGTTATTTTGTTACACCGGTTTCACCGCCACTTCAGTTGGTTTAACCGGGTCACCAAGGCGACCACCCAGTTGGATATCCGGTTGGCGGTGTTCTTAATTTTCACCCTGGTCCTGGTTGCCGAGGCGGTGGGGGCCGAAAACATCCTGGGCGCCTTTTTAGCCGGGATGGTAATGAAGTTATTAGAGCCCTATGAATCAACCCAAGACAAGCTTACCTCGATTGGGTATGGTTTTTTCATCCCGATCTTTTTCATCATGACTGGGGCTAAGTTAAACCTACGTGAACTGTTGGTTAATCCCCACGCCCTGATGTTAATTCCGATTTTAGTGGCCGGGTTGGTCATCGCTAAATTGGGGACCTTTTTAGTCTACCGGCAGCGGTTTGGCAACCGAAATTCCTTTGCCGGGACTTTTTTGACCGTTACCACGATTACCTTGGTGCTGCCATCGCTGGAGGTAGCCAAAAACCTAGGTTCGATCACCCAAACCCAGTCTGATGCCTTCGTTTTGGCGGCGGTGATCGTCTGCATCTTTGCCCCGGTGGTCTTCAATAGTACCTTCCGCTTGGCAAAGGCGGACCGGATCAAGCAACGGGTCGTCATAATTGGGGCTAACGTTATGACGATCCCAATCGCCCAGCAATTAGAACGCAATTGGTACGACGTCCGGGTGGTCACCGATGATCAAGATAGTTACCACACCTACGATTCCGAACTGCAAAACATTTACTACCTTGAACAACTCAACCTTGCGACCCTGAAGCAAGCCGGCTTTTTGACGACCGACATCTTGGTGATTGGCCAGCAAAAAGAGGAGCGTAACCAAGTGCTCGCCTTGGGGGCCAAGGAAGCGGGGGTTGACCGGGTCATCGCCAATCAGTCTTCGATGCGGACGGCTAATGAGCAGACTCAAGCCCTAGTTGAGGCGGGGGTCGAAATTTTTAATACTTACAACGTGCAGGCGTCGGTCTTACGGGCCCTGATCGAGTCACCGTCAATCATGCAACTGTTGACCGGCACCGAGGCCGGCCTATTTGAAGTCCGGGTGAAGAATCACCGTTACAGTGGCATCCAACTGATGGACTTGCCAATGATTGACCAAATCACGATCAGCCGGATCCGTCGTAACGGGACTTGGTTGACCCCCCATGGCACAACGGTGATCGAGTATGGTGACCGGATTATCTTTACCGCGAAGGATAAGGACGTGGTGGCCAACCTGCGCGATGAATTTGCCCGCCCAAACTAA
- a CDS encoding KUP/HAK/KT family potassium transporter, whose translation MQQGKKNLALMGLITIGIVYGDIGTSPLYVMTALINDAGGLNKLSEDYIIGCLSLVFWTLMLMTTIKYVLVALRADNHGEGGIFALYDLVRKRHKWLIYPALLGGAALLADGTLTPAVTVTTAIEGLKGVALGPATPINSQTTVIWVTFTILLILFLIQRFGTVLIGKGFGPLMLIWFSFLGVFGIANLIKEPLVVRALSPHYGLMLLFSPENKVGIFILGSIFLATTGAEALYSDMGHVGRQAIYITWPFVFLTLTLNYFGQGAYLIHNLGHFTTTSSAFNPFYEMLPSWAYLFGVAIATIAAIIASQALITGSFTLVEEAIGLKLLPKMAIIHPSLSRGQIYIRTINWLLCACTTLVLFYFRTSEHMEAAYGLAITITMFMTTLLLYQYLASRRHHWFALPFACLYAVIEIIFLVSSLTKFDHGGYVTLFITLVIVAIMVAWYFGNKLRDFLDGETAWTHLGDYKRTLQELTDDEAIPLYISNLVMLTKVRDGDAIKREVLYSILDKTPKRAKVYWFVTVNTTSEPYTNYYTVDMMGTRNIVNLQLYLGFKMNHHVPLYLRQVVNDLMRQGIIDPQPQKYTTTPGRQVGDFRFVIIQDQLSSSTQLRGWQHLLIGARIFIQNHSTTPVQWFGLEFSQVTVEKVPILLNRRAAPMVNQRAVYHQKPKE comes from the coding sequence ATGCAGCAAGGAAAGAAAAATCTCGCCCTGATGGGGCTGATCACCATCGGGATCGTTTACGGCGACATTGGAACGTCGCCACTTTACGTAATGACCGCCCTGATTAACGATGCTGGCGGTCTCAACAAACTTAGCGAAGACTACATCATTGGTTGCCTCTCCCTCGTCTTTTGGACCCTAATGTTAATGACGACCATTAAGTACGTCTTGGTCGCCTTACGGGCCGATAACCATGGTGAAGGGGGGATCTTCGCCCTCTACGACCTCGTTCGTAAGCGCCATAAGTGGTTAATCTACCCGGCCCTCCTTGGTGGTGCCGCCCTGCTGGCCGACGGTACCCTAACCCCGGCCGTGACGGTGACCACAGCCATTGAAGGCCTCAAGGGGGTTGCGCTTGGTCCGGCTACCCCGATTAACAGTCAAACCACGGTTATCTGGGTCACTTTTACGATCCTGTTAATCCTCTTTTTAATTCAGCGCTTCGGGACCGTCTTGATCGGCAAGGGCTTCGGGCCCCTGATGCTGATTTGGTTCTCCTTTTTGGGGGTCTTTGGGATTGCCAACTTGATTAAAGAACCGCTGGTGGTACGCGCCCTCTCCCCCCACTATGGTTTAATGCTCCTCTTTTCGCCGGAAAACAAGGTCGGGATCTTCATCCTCGGCTCCATCTTTCTGGCGACGACCGGGGCTGAAGCCCTCTATTCGGACATGGGCCACGTCGGGCGCCAAGCCATCTACATCACCTGGCCCTTCGTCTTTTTGACTTTAACCCTCAATTACTTTGGTCAGGGGGCCTATTTGATCCATAACCTGGGCCACTTTACCACCACTAGTTCGGCCTTTAACCCCTTTTACGAAATGCTGCCATCCTGGGCCTACTTATTTGGGGTTGCCATCGCCACCATCGCCGCCATTATCGCTTCCCAGGCCCTGATCACCGGCTCCTTTACCCTGGTGGAAGAGGCAATTGGGCTCAAGCTCTTGCCGAAGATGGCGATCATCCACCCGTCCTTGTCGCGTGGTCAGATCTACATCCGGACGATCAACTGGCTACTGTGCGCCTGCACAACCCTGGTCCTATTTTACTTCCGGACCTCTGAGCACATGGAGGCCGCCTACGGGCTCGCCATCACGATCACCATGTTCATGACGACCCTCTTGCTCTACCAATATCTAGCTAGCCGGCGCCACCACTGGTTCGCCCTCCCCTTTGCTTGCCTCTACGCCGTCATCGAAATCATCTTCCTGGTTTCCTCTTTAACCAAGTTTGACCACGGGGGCTACGTGACCCTCTTCATCACCCTGGTGATCGTTGCCATCATGGTGGCCTGGTACTTTGGCAACAAGCTCCGCGACTTCTTGGATGGTGAAACGGCGTGGACCCACCTGGGCGATTACAAACGGACCCTCCAAGAGCTAACCGATGATGAAGCAATTCCCCTGTACATCTCCAACTTGGTCATGCTTACCAAGGTCAGAGACGGCGACGCCATCAAGCGTGAGGTCCTCTACTCGATTCTAGACAAGACCCCCAAGCGGGCTAAGGTCTACTGGTTTGTGACGGTCAACACCACCAGTGAACCCTACACCAATTACTACACCGTCGACATGATGGGCACCCGCAACATCGTCAACTTGCAACTTTACCTAGGCTTTAAGATGAACCACCATGTTCCCTTGTACCTGCGTCAAGTAGTTAATGACCTGATGCGCCAAGGGATCATCGACCCGCAGCCGCAAAAGTACACTACCACCCCCGGACGCCAGGTCGGCGACTTCCGCTTTGTGATCATCCAAGACCAGCTATCGTCTAGTACCCAGCTCCGGGGCTGGCAACACCTCTTAATCGGGGCGCGGATCTTTATCCAAAACCACTCCACCACCCCGGTTCAGTGGTTTGGCCTTGAATTCTCCCAGGTGACGGTTGAAAAGGTCCCCATTCTCTTGAACCGCCGGGCCGCCCCAATGGTCAACCAGCGGGCCGTCTACCACCAAAAACCCAAGGAATAG
- a CDS encoding 2-hydroxymuconate tautomerase gives MLKSKQAIKEAKRMPLVHIDLIEGRSEEQLKGLVKDVTAAIAKNANVPEERIHIVLNEMRPDRYSVAGKMASDK, from the coding sequence ATGTTAAAATCAAAACAAGCAATTAAGGAGGCCAAACGAATGCCATTAGTACACATCGACCTGATTGAAGGACGTAGCGAAGAACAATTAAAGGGGTTAGTGAAGGACGTTACGGCTGCCATCGCTAAGAACGCCAACGTACCGGAAGAACGGATCCACATTGTCTTAAACGAAATGCGGCCCGACCGTTACAGTGTTGCCGGCAAGATGGCTAGCGACAAGTAA
- a CDS encoding C69 family dipeptidase: MIKKLSACTSILIGKKATIDGTIIIGRNEDAKAAWPKRVEIHPRDSMERLFISKETKLTLQLPAHSAQYMATPEWTDKDGLFEEDGINEYDVAMSATESAYTNELVLGYDPLVENGLNEEAMITVVLPYVKTAREGVARLGQLIAEHGTGETNGVLFADNDEAWYFETGGGHYWVAQRIPDDAYAVVGNQLAIQEVDFNDPDNFMFHPGIQAFVSEHHLNPHEEGFNFREIFGTHDRADAIYSTPRVWYGHQLFSKSKAQAEQPEDQDLPFLMQPDRKLSILDAQRYLASHYQGTPFDPVGRGSQEEKHRYRPISLAKTQESHLLQMNRGGANIHWLALGVAAQSVYVPFFAGIDDVPAPYKRGKLPAQRNSAYWIYKEAGVLVDSHYHDFLPDLQAVQKELNVNAVKMVAQTDAHLKELKTATERANYLTRQSINFATDALNAYRDLSLSLLTKMTDYSPLNFKTDENL; encoded by the coding sequence ATGATTAAGAAACTCTCCGCTTGCACTAGTATTTTGATTGGGAAGAAAGCGACGATTGACGGCACGATCATAATTGGCCGTAACGAAGATGCGAAGGCGGCCTGGCCCAAACGGGTGGAAATTCACCCCCGCGATAGCATGGAACGCCTCTTCATTTCCAAAGAAACGAAGCTGACCTTGCAACTACCGGCCCACAGCGCTCAATACATGGCGACCCCGGAGTGGACCGATAAGGACGGGCTCTTTGAAGAGGACGGCATTAACGAGTATGACGTGGCGATGTCAGCCACCGAGAGCGCCTACACCAATGAACTGGTGCTGGGATACGACCCGCTGGTGGAAAACGGCCTTAACGAAGAGGCAATGATCACGGTCGTCCTCCCCTACGTAAAAACGGCACGGGAAGGGGTGGCCCGCCTTGGTCAGTTAATTGCCGAGCACGGGACTGGAGAAACCAACGGGGTCCTCTTTGCCGATAACGATGAAGCTTGGTACTTTGAAACGGGTGGCGGTCACTACTGGGTTGCCCAACGGATCCCCGATGACGCCTATGCGGTGGTCGGCAACCAACTGGCAATTCAAGAAGTTGACTTTAACGACCCGGATAACTTTATGTTCCACCCCGGAATTCAGGCGTTTGTGTCCGAACACCACTTGAACCCTCATGAAGAGGGCTTTAACTTCCGGGAAATTTTTGGCACTCACGACCGGGCCGATGCCATCTACTCCACCCCGCGGGTCTGGTACGGTCACCAACTGTTCTCGAAGTCTAAGGCCCAAGCCGAACAACCAGAAGACCAGGACCTACCATTTTTGATGCAACCGGATCGTAAACTGAGCATTTTGGACGCCCAACGCTACCTGGCCTCCCACTACCAAGGAACACCGTTTGATCCGGTGGGGCGCGGGAGCCAAGAGGAAAAGCACCGCTACCGGCCAATTTCGTTAGCCAAGACCCAGGAGTCACACCTGTTGCAGATGAATCGTGGCGGCGCCAATATTCATTGGTTGGCACTGGGGGTTGCGGCCCAAAGCGTTTACGTACCCTTCTTTGCCGGGATTGATGACGTGCCGGCCCCATACAAGCGCGGTAAGTTGCCCGCCCAACGCAACTCCGCTTACTGGATTTATAAGGAGGCGGGCGTCTTAGTCGACAGCCACTATCACGATTTCTTACCTGACCTGCAGGCGGTTCAAAAAGAACTTAACGTTAACGCCGTCAAAATGGTTGCCCAAACGGATGCTCACTTAAAGGAGCTGAAAACGGCAACGGAGCGGGCAAACTACTTAACCCGCCAAAGTATCAACTTTGCGACCGACGCCCTCAATGCCTACCGGGACCTATCACTAAGTTTACTGACCAAAATGACGGATTACAGCCCGCTTAACTTTAAGACTGACGAAAACCTTTAG
- a CDS encoding YfhO family protein: protein MDFSFRRRPLGTLYLKYTLMFGLIALAMFGGYVVTGHTLIWNTDALNQHLPLMAKYREIVLNWLHHPFSSHQAWSWQMGIGTDTFQVYSYYTIGDVFAYLALLFPAAKITLAYQVIIVLRMYCVGLAFIYFAQHFDFSDRVILAGTAVYMVNSYLLYVAVAQPMFTTTFMLFPLLVIQVERVLKGGSAWPLTGAFLWMLVANYYLAFVVGVGTIIYLVLRVATHYRRALDYGKTLLKLVFATVTSILLAAVLLVPELLAVQNSTRAGAEFANGLKTYPLYYYLFLPKQLINGGDTTFMFWSALGLAAIVFLAIVYVYTRPRQYPLLAISLALSLVMLLIPACGAFFNGMMSASNRWTLLIYLPLAMTVCVLLQNVPTLDQRTLRIMILATGGYLLVLLATYFFQNDDDLFVPVIFLLVSLMIISRAIGHPGPGSERWLLGVILANVCFNALYAALPYNGGFANDMLTRGQYQAITSQRYGGLNQGLAQKSFYRVNTISNNDIINSLKMYNDLTSGLNAVKSYYSLQNKYVGAFSRSLGNVQYQSNIPLNQLDDRTVLNNFLGVKYLFVQSNGDNATKIPAGYTLDKTTTPIINYDQGQPSNAKTAADLTTIQTSRYTTKNAFPLLYWQDTAISQATYRKLSATQKERALASGVVVAGNQVAIKGLKKANLAGEVKKLTATLISNRLTPVKASQLVQTDPDETYRLTFPDLTKKAVAKATKGSELHVDVSSIKFTPFSMKEELAYEAAHDQYMLTNPGSTYNAKFARYQNWRKLVLKGAPDKSFTITLTSSKGEETITQPKQSILSFFKLVTDGSLNLGYFGGQLPQSVGVTFSKLGTYRLKYTVEAEKLGKQYDQQVKTIQSHALKDLTFKTNQVSGTITTNRTGILTSSIPYSSGWTATVNGKAVKLLRTNQAFVGLRLPAGHHRVVLRYHVPGLTLGAKVSLVGLGWTLMAALATLVFKRRRAK, encoded by the coding sequence ATGGACTTTTCTTTTCGCCGCCGCCCACTTGGCACTCTGTATCTTAAATACACCCTGATGTTTGGCCTAATTGCCCTGGCAATGTTTGGGGGCTACGTGGTGACCGGCCACACCCTGATTTGGAACACGGATGCCTTAAACCAGCACCTCCCACTGATGGCTAAGTACCGGGAGATCGTACTTAACTGGCTCCACCACCCCTTTTCAAGTCACCAAGCCTGGTCTTGGCAAATGGGGATCGGCACCGATACCTTTCAGGTTTATTCTTATTACACGATTGGCGACGTTTTCGCTTACTTGGCCCTCCTATTTCCGGCGGCCAAGATTACCTTGGCCTACCAGGTCATCATCGTCTTGCGGATGTATTGCGTTGGTTTGGCCTTCATTTACTTTGCCCAGCACTTCGACTTTTCTGACCGGGTCATCCTGGCGGGAACGGCGGTGTACATGGTTAACTCTTACCTTTTGTATGTGGCCGTTGCCCAGCCAATGTTTACCACCACCTTCATGCTCTTTCCTCTGTTGGTCATCCAAGTGGAACGGGTCTTAAAGGGGGGGAGTGCTTGGCCCTTGACCGGGGCCTTCTTGTGGATGCTGGTGGCTAACTACTACCTCGCCTTCGTGGTGGGGGTGGGGACGATCATTTACTTGGTCTTACGGGTGGCCACTCACTACCGCCGTGCCCTCGACTACGGAAAGACCTTGCTTAAGCTAGTCTTTGCAACCGTGACCTCCATTTTGTTAGCGGCGGTCTTATTAGTTCCAGAGCTACTGGCGGTTCAAAACTCGACCCGGGCGGGGGCCGAGTTCGCTAACGGCCTGAAGACCTATCCGCTGTACTACTACCTCTTTTTACCTAAGCAATTAATTAACGGTGGGGACACGACCTTCATGTTCTGGTCGGCGCTGGGACTGGCGGCAATCGTCTTCTTAGCCATCGTCTACGTCTACACCCGTCCCCGGCAATACCCCCTGCTGGCCATCAGTTTGGCCCTTTCCTTGGTGATGCTCCTGATTCCAGCCTGCGGGGCCTTTTTCAACGGGATGATGTCGGCTTCCAACCGGTGGACGCTCCTAATTTACTTACCACTGGCGATGACGGTCTGCGTCTTATTGCAAAATGTCCCCACGTTAGACCAAAGAACCCTCAGGATTATGATACTGGCCACCGGGGGCTACCTGCTAGTTCTGTTGGCGACCTACTTTTTCCAAAATGATGATGACCTCTTTGTGCCGGTCATCTTCTTGTTGGTGTCCCTGATGATTATTTCCCGGGCAATTGGTCACCCGGGGCCGGGGAGCGAACGCTGGCTATTAGGGGTAATCTTAGCTAACGTCTGCTTTAACGCCCTGTACGCTGCCTTACCCTATAACGGTGGCTTTGCCAATGACATGCTCACCCGGGGCCAGTACCAGGCAATTACCAGCCAGCGCTACGGGGGCCTAAATCAGGGCCTGGCACAAAAGTCTTTTTACCGGGTCAACACGATCTCCAATAATGACATCATCAATTCGTTGAAGATGTACAACGATTTGACCAGTGGCTTGAACGCCGTTAAGTCTTACTATTCACTTCAAAACAAGTACGTCGGGGCGTTCTCACGGTCACTGGGTAACGTGCAGTACCAATCTAACATTCCGCTCAACCAACTCGACGATCGGACGGTCCTAAACAACTTCTTGGGGGTCAAGTACCTCTTCGTCCAGTCTAATGGCGATAACGCCACCAAGATTCCGGCCGGTTACACCCTGGATAAAACCACGACGCCCATCATCAATTACGACCAGGGGCAACCAAGCAATGCCAAGACGGCGGCGGATCTAACGACGATTCAGACCAGCCGCTATACGACCAAAAACGCCTTCCCGCTCTTGTATTGGCAAGACACCGCCATCAGCCAAGCGACCTACCGTAAGTTATCGGCGACCCAAAAGGAGCGGGCCTTGGCAAGTGGGGTGGTGGTGGCGGGTAACCAAGTCGCCATTAAGGGGTTAAAGAAGGCCAACCTCGCTGGGGAGGTTAAGAAGTTAACTGCCACCTTGATTTCTAACCGCTTAACCCCGGTCAAGGCTAGCCAGTTGGTTCAAACCGACCCAGATGAAACCTATCGCTTGACCTTCCCGGACCTGACTAAAAAGGCCGTGGCTAAAGCTACCAAGGGGAGTGAGTTGCACGTTGACGTTTCATCCATTAAGTTCACCCCCTTCAGTATGAAAGAAGAGCTTGCTTACGAGGCGGCCCACGATCAGTACATGCTGACCAACCCGGGCTCAACGTATAACGCTAAGTTTGCCCGCTACCAAAATTGGCGTAAGCTAGTCCTAAAGGGGGCTCCCGATAAGTCGTTTACGATTACGCTCACTTCTTCAAAGGGGGAAGAGACAATCACCCAACCCAAGCAGTCAATCCTCTCGTTCTTTAAGTTAGTAACGGATGGCTCTTTGAACTTAGGGTACTTTGGTGGTCAGCTTCCCCAAAGTGTCGGCGTTACCTTCAGTAAGCTAGGAACCTACCGGCTAAAGTATACGGTTGAAGCCGAAAAGTTGGGTAAACAGTATGATCAACAAGTTAAAACCATTCAAAGCCACGCCCTAAAGGACCTTACTTTCAAGACTAACCAGGTGTCAGGGACGATCACGACGAACCGGACTGGGATTTTAACTTCGTCAATCCCTTATTCGAGCGGCTGGACGGCCACCGTTAACGGAAAGGCGGTTAAGTTGCTACGTACTAACCAGGCCTTCGTGGGGCTTCGGCTTCCAGCGGGACACCACCGCGTTGTTTTACGCTATCACGTACCAGGACTGACGCTGGGGGCGAAGGTTAGCTTGGTAGGGCTTGGGTGGACCCTAATGGCAGCCTTGGCCACCCTAGTGTTCAAACGGCGTCGAGCCAAGTAA